The following proteins come from a genomic window of Enterobacter chengduensis:
- the potB gene encoding spermidine/putrescine ABC transporter permease PotB: MKNTSKFQNVVIATIVGWLVLFVFLPNLMIIATSFLTRDDANFVSLVFTLDNYARLLDPLYFDVLLHSLNMALIATLACLVLGYPFAWFLAGLPQKVRPLLLFLLIVPFWTNSLIRIYGLKIFLSTKGYLNAFLLWLGVIDTPIRIMFTPSAVIVGLVYILLPFMVMPLYSSIEKLDKPLLEAAKDLGASRLQTFIRIIIPLTMPGIIAGCLLVMLPAMGLFYVSDLMGGAKNLLIGNVIKSQFLNIRDWPFGSATSITLTVVMGMMLLVYWRASRLLNKKVELE, translated from the coding sequence ATGAAGAACACAAGTAAGTTCCAGAATGTGGTGATTGCCACGATCGTCGGTTGGCTTGTGCTGTTCGTCTTTTTACCCAACCTGATGATTATCGCCACCAGCTTTCTGACCCGCGACGATGCAAACTTCGTTTCGCTGGTCTTTACGCTGGACAACTACGCGCGCCTGCTCGATCCGCTCTATTTCGACGTGCTGCTGCACTCGCTCAATATGGCGCTGATTGCCACACTTGCCTGCCTGGTGCTCGGCTACCCTTTCGCCTGGTTCCTCGCGGGCCTGCCGCAAAAGGTGCGGCCGCTGCTGCTCTTTTTACTGATTGTTCCCTTCTGGACGAACTCGCTCATCCGTATTTATGGCCTGAAGATCTTCCTCAGCACCAAGGGCTATCTCAACGCGTTTCTGCTGTGGCTGGGGGTAATTGATACGCCGATCCGCATCATGTTCACCCCGAGCGCGGTGATTGTGGGTCTGGTCTATATCCTGCTGCCGTTTATGGTGATGCCGCTCTACTCCAGCATTGAGAAGCTGGATAAACCGCTGCTGGAAGCGGCAAAAGATCTGGGCGCCAGCAGGCTGCAGACGTTTATCCGCATCATTATTCCGCTGACGATGCCGGGCATTATCGCGGGCTGTCTGCTGGTGATGCTCCCGGCGATGGGACTGTTCTACGTTTCTGACCTGATGGGTGGGGCGAAAAACCTGCTGATCGGTAACGTGATCAAGAGTCAGTTCCTCAACATCCGCGACTGGCCGTTCGGGTCCGCGACCAGCATTACGCTGACGGTGGTCATGGGGATGATGCTGCTGGTCTACTGGCGCGCCTCACGCTTGCTGAACAAAAAGGTGGAACTCGAATGA
- the potD gene encoding spermidine/putrescine ABC transporter substrate-binding protein PotD, translating to MKKMLAAAALVLGMGAAHADDGKTLYFYNWTEYVPPGLLEQFTRETGIKVIYSTYESNETMYAKLKTYKDGAYDLVVPSTYFVDKMRKEGMIQKIDKTKLSNFSNLDPEMLNKPFDPNNDYSIPYIWGATAIGVNSDAVDPKSVTGWADLWKPEYKSSLLLTDDAREVFQVALRKLGYSGNTTDPKEIEAAYNELKKLMPNVAAFNSDNPANPYMEGEVNLGMVWNGSAYVARQAGTPLEVVWPKEGGIFWMDSLSIPANAKNVDGALKLINFLLRPDVAKQVAETIGYPTPNLAARKLLKPEVANDKTLYPDAETISKGEWQNDVGEASRLYEEYYQKLKAGR from the coding sequence ATGAAAAAAATGCTCGCCGCTGCGGCGCTGGTGCTCGGCATGGGTGCCGCGCACGCTGATGACGGTAAAACGCTCTACTTCTACAACTGGACCGAATACGTGCCGCCGGGCCTGCTGGAACAGTTCACCAGGGAGACGGGCATCAAGGTGATCTACTCGACCTACGAGTCGAATGAAACCATGTACGCCAAGCTAAAAACCTACAAGGACGGCGCGTACGATCTGGTCGTTCCCTCTACCTACTTTGTCGACAAAATGCGCAAAGAGGGCATGATCCAGAAGATCGACAAAACGAAGCTGAGCAATTTTTCAAACCTCGATCCGGAGATGCTCAACAAGCCGTTCGACCCGAATAACGACTACTCCATCCCGTATATCTGGGGTGCGACCGCGATTGGCGTCAATAGCGATGCTGTCGATCCGAAATCGGTGACAGGCTGGGCCGACCTGTGGAAACCCGAATATAAAAGTAGCCTGCTGTTGACCGACGACGCGCGTGAAGTATTCCAGGTGGCGCTGCGCAAGCTGGGCTACTCGGGCAACACGACGGATCCTAAAGAGATCGAAGCGGCGTATAACGAGCTGAAGAAGCTGATGCCTAACGTGGCGGCCTTCAACTCGGACAACCCGGCAAACCCGTACATGGAAGGCGAAGTGAATCTGGGGATGGTGTGGAATGGCTCGGCGTATGTTGCCCGCCAGGCCGGTACGCCGCTTGAGGTGGTCTGGCCGAAGGAAGGTGGGATCTTCTGGATGGATAGCCTGTCGATTCCGGCCAACGCGAAAAACGTGGATGGCGCCCTGAAGCTGATCAACTTCCTGCTGCGCCCTGACGTGGCGAAACAGGTTGCCGAGACGATTGGCTACCCGACGCCAAACCTCGCCGCACGCAAGCTGCTGAAGCCTGAAGTAGCCAACGATAAAACGCTCTACCCGGATGCCGAAACCATCAGCAAAGGGGAATGGCAGAACGATGTCGGTGAAGCCAGCCGCCTCTACGAAGAGTATTACCAGAAATTAAAAGCGGGCCGATAA
- the potA gene encoding spermidine/putrescine ABC transporter ATP-binding protein PotA yields MRRLYGTAQKLNTQSRSRSPLVQLERIRKRFDGKDVISDLTLTINDGEFLTLLGPSGCGKTTVLRLIAGLESVDNGHIHLENQDITQVPAEDRHVNTVFQSYALFPHMTVFENVAFGLRMQKTPASEIEPRVTEALRMVQLETFAQRKPHQLSGGQQQRVAIARAVVNKPRLLLLDESLSALDYKLRKQMQNELKALQRKLGITFVFVTHDQEEALTMSDRIVVMRDGKIEQDGTPREIYEEPKNLFVASFIGEINIFDATVLERLDDQRVRASVEGRECNITVNFPVEKGQKLNVLLRPEDLRVDEIHGSTEAEGLIGYIRERNYKGMTLESVVELENGKTVMVSEFFNEDDPDFDHSLDQKMVINWVESWEVVLADEEHK; encoded by the coding sequence CTGAGGCGTCTATATGGGACAGCGCAAAAATTGAATACACAATCCCGTTCACGTTCGCCGCTGGTGCAACTGGAACGAATTCGTAAACGTTTTGATGGTAAAGACGTTATTTCTGACCTCACTCTCACCATCAATGACGGTGAGTTTCTGACGCTGCTTGGCCCCTCCGGCTGCGGCAAAACAACCGTACTGCGCCTTATCGCCGGGCTGGAAAGCGTCGATAATGGCCACATCCATCTTGAGAATCAGGACATTACCCAGGTTCCTGCCGAAGATCGCCACGTCAATACCGTCTTTCAGAGCTATGCCCTCTTCCCGCACATGACCGTGTTTGAAAACGTGGCGTTTGGCCTGCGGATGCAAAAAACCCCGGCGAGCGAGATCGAGCCGCGCGTTACCGAAGCCCTGCGCATGGTGCAGCTTGAGACGTTTGCCCAGCGAAAACCCCACCAGCTTTCCGGCGGCCAGCAGCAGCGCGTGGCCATCGCCCGCGCCGTGGTCAACAAGCCGCGTCTGCTCCTGCTGGATGAATCCCTCTCCGCGCTCGACTATAAGCTGCGCAAGCAGATGCAGAACGAGCTCAAAGCCCTGCAGCGCAAGCTTGGCATTACCTTTGTCTTCGTCACCCACGATCAGGAAGAAGCCCTGACCATGTCCGACCGCATCGTGGTGATGCGCGACGGCAAAATCGAGCAGGACGGCACGCCGCGTGAAATCTACGAAGAGCCAAAAAACCTGTTTGTCGCCAGCTTCATTGGCGAGATCAATATCTTCGACGCCACGGTGCTCGAACGTCTGGACGACCAGCGCGTGCGCGCCAGCGTCGAAGGACGCGAGTGCAATATCACCGTGAATTTCCCCGTCGAAAAGGGGCAAAAGCTCAACGTTCTGCTGCGTCCGGAAGACCTGCGGGTTGATGAAATCCACGGCAGTACCGAGGCCGAAGGGTTAATCGGCTATATCCGCGAGCGGAACTATAAAGGGATGACGCTGGAGTCTGTCGTCGAGCTGGAGAACGGCAAAACGGTGATGGTCAGCGAATTCTTTAACGAAGACGACCCGGACTTCGACCACTCTCTCGACCAGAAAATGGTTATCAACTGGGTAGAAAGCTGGGAGGTTGTGCTGGCTGATGAAGAACACAAGTAA
- the potC gene encoding spermidine/putrescine ABC transporter permease PotC has protein sequence MIGRLLRGGFMTAIYAYLYIPIIILIVNSFNSSRFGISWQGFTTDWYSLLMNNDSLLQAAQHSLTMAIFSATFATLIGSLTAVALYRYRFRGKPFVSGMLFVVMMSPDIVMAISLLVLFMLLGVQLGFWSLLFSHITFCLPFVVVTVFARLKGFDVRMLEAAKDLGASEMTILRKIILPLAMPAVAAGWLLSFTLSMDDVVVSSFVTGPSYEILPLKIYSMVKVGVSPEVNALATILLMLSLVLVIASQVIARDKTKSQGTMK, from the coding sequence ATGATCGGTCGACTGCTTCGCGGCGGTTTTATGACCGCCATTTACGCCTATCTGTATATTCCGATTATCATTTTGATCGTGAACTCGTTTAACAGCTCGCGGTTCGGGATCAGCTGGCAGGGCTTTACCACCGACTGGTACAGCCTGCTGATGAACAATGACAGCCTGCTGCAGGCGGCGCAGCACTCGCTGACGATGGCGATCTTCTCCGCCACCTTCGCCACGCTGATTGGCTCGCTCACCGCCGTAGCGCTGTACCGCTATCGCTTTCGCGGCAAACCGTTCGTCAGCGGCATGCTGTTTGTGGTGATGATGTCACCGGACATCGTGATGGCGATTTCGCTGCTGGTGCTGTTTATGCTGCTGGGCGTTCAGCTGGGCTTCTGGTCGCTGCTGTTTTCCCATATCACCTTCTGCCTGCCGTTTGTGGTGGTGACCGTCTTTGCGCGCCTGAAAGGGTTCGACGTGCGCATGCTGGAGGCGGCGAAGGATCTGGGCGCCAGCGAGATGACCATCCTGCGCAAAATCATCCTGCCGCTGGCGATGCCCGCCGTGGCGGCCGGATGGCTGCTGAGCTTCACCCTGTCGATGGACGACGTGGTCGTGTCCTCCTTCGTCACCGGACCGAGTTATGAAATTCTGCCGTTGAAAATCTATTCGATGGTGAAAGTCGGCGTTTCACCCGAGGTGAACGCGCTGGCGACCATTCTGCTGATGCTGTCGCTGGTTCTGGTGATCGCCAGCCAGGTTATTGCTCGTGATAAAACAAAATCTCAGGGGACAATGAAATGA